The Geoglobus acetivorans genome window below encodes:
- the pth2 gene encoding peptidyl-tRNA hydrolase Pth2, with protein MGSERSEYKQVIIVREDLQLSKGKLAVQVAHAAILGYEISDRSTREKWKLEGQKKIVLKVKNLENLMRIFDMARKNGLPSAYVKDAGLTEIPPGTITAVVIGPERSDRIDKITGSLPLLK; from the coding sequence ATGGGTTCGGAGAGGAGTGAGTACAAGCAGGTAATCATAGTCAGGGAAGATTTGCAGCTATCTAAAGGGAAGCTGGCAGTTCAGGTAGCCCATGCGGCGATTCTTGGTTATGAAATTTCGGATAGATCAACCAGAGAGAAGTGGAAACTTGAAGGACAGAAAAAGATTGTTCTGAAGGTTAAAAATCTCGAGAACCTTATGAGGATCTTTGACATGGCCAGAAAAAATGGTTTGCCAAGCGCTTACGTGAAGGATGCAGGTCTTACTGAAATCCCTCCCGGAACAATAACCGCTGTCGTTATCGGTCCCGAAAGGAGCGACAGGATCGATAAAATTACGGGGAGTCTCCCGCTTCTAAAATAG
- the cofC gene encoding 2-phospho-L-lactate guanylyltransferase encodes MKIYVPFKPENPKSRLSGVLSPDERKKLAYFMLLDVIDACGDCTVVSSSSSKLLEGIKHEIDNRSLDEAVTSRIKQNDAAIIMSDLALLTEKTVERFIEMDGDVVLAPGRKGGTNMLLSRSRQFYTSYHYGSFFKHVDICRKLKLECRIFDSFFASVDIDEEDDLLELVLHGRGKRSYEYLEDLGFYVDLSGKDPKLVRE; translated from the coding sequence ATGAAGATTTACGTCCCCTTCAAGCCCGAAAATCCTAAATCGAGGCTGTCGGGTGTGCTTTCACCTGATGAAAGGAAAAAGCTCGCTTATTTCATGCTGCTTGACGTTATTGATGCTTGTGGAGATTGTACTGTTGTTTCAAGCTCTTCCAGCAAACTTCTCGAAGGGATAAAGCACGAAATTGATAATCGAAGCCTTGACGAAGCTGTAACCTCCCGGATTAAGCAGAATGATGCCGCCATCATCATGTCCGACCTTGCCCTTTTGACTGAAAAAACGGTTGAACGCTTTATCGAAATGGATGGTGACGTTGTCCTGGCTCCGGGAAGAAAAGGCGGGACAAACATGCTTCTCTCAAGAAGCAGGCAATTTTACACCTCATATCACTACGGAAGTTTTTTCAAACACGTCGATATATGCAGAAAATTGAAGCTTGAATGCAGAATTTTCGACTCCTTTTTTGCAAGCGTCGATATCGATGAGGAAGATGATCTGCTCGAACTTGTCCTCCACGGAAGAGGGAAGAGAAGCTACGAGTATCTGGAAGACCTTGGCTTTTACGTTGATCTGTCTGGAAAAGATCCGAAACTCGTGAGAGAATAG
- a CDS encoding tRNA uridine(34) 5-carboxymethylaminomethyl modification radical SAM/GNAT enzyme Elp3: MSQAALREIALEIAKIGKVDKKEIARIKKRVAKKYSLSTIPSDADVLRAVKNEPLYEKLREVLRLKPVRTISGVAVVSVMTSPAPCPHGKCIPCPGGVEFNTPQSYIGFEPAAQRGRQHEYDSFRQVTSRLSELKEIGHDVDKVEIIVMGGTFPAREEDYKQKFILGIFSALNSFESEKKLYSDLEQAKKDNERAKARCVGMTFETRPDYAGEEHIIEMLRFGGTKVELGVQSVYDDVLEKIQRGHGVQDVVDATKRLRDSAFKVGYHIMPGLPGSDFERDLKMFRILFENPDFRPDYLKIYPTLVVRGTQLYEMYERGEYTPYSTEEVVELVARAKKYIPEYVRIQRIQRDIPVDRAIGLDKGNIRQLIHERLKELGYSCRCIRCREAGHRLKEYRERDFEEVVRKYEANSGKEFFISFEDPSREVLVGFIRLRFPDEPFIHELYDTALIRELHVYGKAVGIGDRDEKAFQHRGFGERLLSLAEEIAGEHYDRIAVISGVGVREYYRKHGYRKEFEYMVKKL; this comes from the coding sequence ATGTCTCAAGCAGCATTGAGAGAAATTGCTCTCGAAATTGCAAAAATCGGAAAAGTGGATAAAAAGGAAATAGCCAGGATTAAAAAGAGAGTCGCCAAGAAATACTCGCTCTCAACAATCCCTTCTGATGCAGATGTTCTGAGGGCAGTCAAAAATGAGCCACTTTATGAAAAGCTTAGGGAAGTCCTCAGGCTGAAGCCGGTGAGGACGATAAGCGGTGTCGCCGTTGTCAGCGTGATGACTTCTCCGGCACCATGTCCCCACGGAAAGTGCATTCCGTGCCCCGGAGGCGTGGAATTCAACACACCCCAGAGCTACATTGGATTCGAGCCCGCCGCACAGAGAGGCAGGCAGCATGAGTACGATTCTTTCAGACAGGTAACATCGAGGCTGAGTGAGCTTAAGGAGATTGGCCACGACGTGGATAAAGTCGAGATTATCGTCATGGGCGGCACGTTTCCGGCAAGAGAGGAAGATTACAAACAAAAGTTCATTCTCGGAATTTTCTCAGCCCTGAACAGCTTTGAAAGTGAGAAAAAGCTCTACAGCGACCTTGAACAGGCAAAGAAAGACAACGAAAGGGCTAAAGCAAGATGCGTTGGCATGACGTTCGAGACGAGGCCGGATTATGCCGGGGAAGAGCACATAATTGAGATGCTCAGGTTTGGCGGGACAAAGGTGGAGCTTGGAGTGCAGAGCGTTTACGATGATGTGCTTGAAAAAATTCAGAGGGGGCATGGAGTCCAGGACGTTGTCGATGCGACGAAAAGGTTGAGGGATTCGGCATTCAAGGTTGGGTATCACATCATGCCCGGTCTGCCGGGTTCCGATTTTGAGAGAGATCTGAAAATGTTCAGAATTCTCTTCGAAAATCCTGATTTCAGGCCGGACTACCTGAAGATTTATCCAACCCTTGTCGTCAGAGGCACCCAGCTCTACGAGATGTACGAAAGAGGTGAATACACTCCATACTCTACCGAAGAAGTCGTGGAGCTTGTAGCAAGGGCGAAGAAGTACATACCCGAATACGTGAGAATTCAGCGAATTCAGAGAGATATTCCCGTTGACAGGGCAATTGGACTGGACAAGGGAAACATCAGGCAGCTAATCCACGAGAGGCTGAAGGAGCTTGGATATTCATGCAGATGCATAAGGTGCAGGGAGGCGGGACACAGACTGAAAGAATACAGAGAACGAGACTTTGAGGAGGTTGTGAGAAAGTATGAGGCGAATAGTGGAAAGGAGTTTTTCATTTCATTCGAGGATCCGTCCCGGGAGGTTCTCGTCGGGTTCATAAGACTCAGATTCCCTGATGAGCCGTTCATACATGAACTTTACGATACTGCCCTGATCAGAGAACTGCACGTCTACGGAAAAGCAGTTGGAATAGGAGACAGGGATGAAAAGGCGTTCCAGCACAGAGGCTTTGGGGAGAGGTTGCTGAGCCTGGCAGAGGAAATAGCCGGCGAACACTATGACAGGATAGCAGTTATAAGTGGTGTGGGCGTAAGAGAGTATTACAGGAAACACGGATACAGAAAGGAATTCGAATACATGGTGAAAAAACTTTAA
- a CDS encoding formate--phosphoribosylaminoimidazolecarboxamide ligase, which yields MEKLRELILATLKNYDKENIRIGTIGSHSALNILKGAKEEGFETVCIVRKRESFVYRNFGVADHIIEVDDFRQLLDDGIQKKLIEMNTILIPHGSYNAYIGSLYSLKVPVFGNRILMEWETVREKQRDWLVNSGLNVPKTYRSPDEIDGLAIVKYPGARGGKGYFIAASKEDFLSKAEELVKRGIISKDDINKAHIQEYVLGVPVYFSFFYSPVNSRIELIAIDRRYESNVDGFGRIPADEQLKTDLIPTYTVVGNIPLIVRESLLSRILQDGEQVYEYSRKIAEPGMVGPFCLESVIDENGTIYYFEISARIVAGSSVGIPASPYSYILFGENMYMGRRIAREIRIATEKDMLEELIF from the coding sequence ATGGAAAAACTCAGAGAGCTGATTCTCGCAACTCTGAAAAACTACGATAAAGAAAACATAAGAATAGGAACAATAGGCAGCCATTCAGCTCTGAACATTCTCAAAGGCGCCAAAGAAGAAGGTTTTGAGACTGTATGTATAGTCAGGAAAAGAGAGAGCTTTGTTTACCGCAATTTTGGAGTTGCAGACCACATAATAGAGGTGGACGACTTCAGACAGCTTCTCGACGATGGTATTCAGAAGAAACTAATCGAGATGAACACAATTTTAATCCCTCACGGTAGCTACAATGCTTACATCGGCAGTCTTTACAGTCTGAAAGTCCCGGTTTTCGGAAACAGAATCCTCATGGAATGGGAAACAGTAAGAGAGAAGCAGAGAGACTGGCTCGTAAATTCCGGACTTAATGTACCAAAGACTTATCGTTCGCCCGACGAGATTGACGGTCTCGCAATTGTGAAGTATCCCGGTGCAAGGGGAGGTAAGGGTTACTTCATCGCCGCATCAAAGGAAGATTTTCTGAGCAAGGCTGAGGAACTGGTTAAGAGAGGAATAATATCCAAAGACGATATTAACAAGGCACACATACAGGAATACGTCCTTGGTGTACCTGTGTACTTCTCCTTCTTTTACTCTCCGGTCAATTCAAGAATTGAGCTTATAGCTATCGACAGAAGGTATGAGTCAAACGTAGATGGTTTCGGCAGGATTCCTGCTGATGAACAGCTCAAAACAGACCTGATCCCGACATATACGGTTGTGGGAAACATCCCTCTGATCGTGAGGGAGAGTCTGCTTTCCAGAATTTTGCAGGATGGTGAGCAGGTTTACGAGTACTCCAGAAAAATTGCTGAGCCGGGAATGGTGGGACCATTCTGCCTTGAAAGCGTTATCGACGAGAACGGAACAATCTACTATTTTGAGATATCCGCAAGGATAGTCGCAGGGAGCAGCGTAGGGATTCCTGCCTCACCGTACTCATACATCCTCTTCGGGGAGAACATGTATATGGGCAGGAGAATTGCCCGCGAAATAAGAATTGCAACCGAAAAAGACATGCTTGAAGAGCTGATCTTTTAA
- a CDS encoding DUF1648 domain-containing protein — protein MMKIQKIPPEPISKKGQIFLALILLGLAGIWVLAIYAYQTLPDNIPSHFNFEGKPDSYGDKSTWMILPVALSIAPIIFLLIAKYRFTIINNHPYLINLPAFFMMIDRIPAERRAWWVNRYFEVLLGMGAFLTLYLLAIEYGIYVGTVAGAMPEWFLPVTLGAIPVLIFGFLVFLKKLSAEIADEAKIYGNARA, from the coding sequence ATGATGAAAATCCAAAAGATTCCTCCTGAACCAATATCTAAGAAAGGTCAGATATTTTTAGCCCTGATATTACTCGGTCTTGCGGGGATCTGGGTCCTCGCGATATATGCGTATCAAACTCTGCCCGACAACATCCCCTCCCACTTCAACTTTGAGGGCAAGCCAGACAGCTACGGAGATAAAAGTACCTGGATGATTTTGCCCGTTGCATTGAGCATTGCCCCTATAATATTCCTCCTTATCGCAAAATACAGATTCACCATCATCAACAACCACCCGTATCTCATCAACCTGCCCGCATTCTTCATGATGATCGACCGAATTCCTGCCGAAAGAAGAGCATGGTGGGTGAACAGGTATTTTGAAGTTCTGCTGGGCATGGGTGCATTTTTGACATTATATCTCCTCGCGATTGAATATGGAATATATGTCGGAACTGTTGCAGGTGCAATGCCAGAATGGTTTTTGCCCGTTACTCTCGGAGCAATTCCCGTACTGATTTTCGGTTTCCTGGTTTTTCTCAAGAAGCTTTCCGCTGAAATTGCAGACGAGGCCAAAATTTACGGCAACGCCCGAGCATGA
- the cobB gene encoding NAD-dependent protein deacetylase gives MNSRNTIGRLLELIKSCNGELVALTGAGISADSGIPTFRGKDGLWNKYRPEELATPEAFRKDPVLVWEWYAWRMNLVFNAKPNDAHIALALLERKGLLKAVVTQNVDNLHERAGSKNVVHLHGRIDEVRCTECGRVERLNKAPETIPPVCDCGALMRPNVVWFGEPLPVDALNLAVELCSQNSVIVIGTSAVVYPAAQLPYYAKNAGNTVVEVNPEITPLTDLADLSIRQRAGEAFRQIRAILEAGDSP, from the coding sequence ATGAACAGCAGGAACACGATTGGCAGATTGCTGGAACTCATAAAATCCTGCAATGGTGAGCTTGTGGCTCTGACAGGCGCGGGCATATCCGCAGACAGCGGGATACCCACATTCAGGGGGAAAGACGGTCTCTGGAACAAATATAGGCCTGAAGAGCTTGCGACTCCTGAGGCATTCAGAAAAGATCCTGTGCTTGTGTGGGAGTGGTATGCATGGAGGATGAATCTCGTGTTCAACGCAAAACCCAATGATGCACACATTGCTCTGGCGCTCCTCGAGAGAAAGGGTTTGCTGAAAGCCGTTGTAACACAGAACGTGGACAATCTGCACGAGAGGGCGGGAAGCAAGAATGTCGTCCATCTTCACGGCAGGATTGACGAGGTGAGGTGTACTGAATGCGGCAGGGTCGAGAGACTGAATAAAGCTCCGGAAACGATTCCACCCGTATGCGATTGCGGAGCATTGATGAGACCAAACGTTGTGTGGTTTGGGGAACCCCTCCCTGTTGATGCACTCAATCTCGCAGTCGAGCTGTGCAGCCAGAACAGTGTTATCGTAATCGGTACCTCTGCAGTGGTTTATCCTGCTGCACAGCTCCCGTACTATGCAAAGAATGCCGGAAATACAGTCGTTGAAGTAAATCCGGAAATCACTCCTCTTACGGACCTCGCAGACCTGTCCATAAGACAGCGGGCTGGCGAGGCTTTCAGGCAGATCAGAGCTATTTTAGAAGCGGGAGACTCCCCGTAA
- a CDS encoding cytochrome c biogenesis protein CcsA — protein sequence MRKIAAIAVVAVLMFIFAVYTAMNLPPSPSPILKDNYRILFFHLPSAIGSFFAFTVTMAASILYLIKRDYRYDLIAKNFAVAGFYLITAALISGSIWANVAWGAFWNWDPRETAVLITWFVYAAYHALRQSIDAPDDRARISAIYSIFAYVTIPFSYFSSQIFFSLHPKVESISLEIGMPLGIAITSFILLVVVYAAINYRLDRFEEVILNE from the coding sequence ATGCGAAAAATAGCGGCTATCGCAGTAGTTGCGGTGTTGATGTTCATCTTCGCAGTGTACACAGCAATGAACCTTCCACCCTCACCTTCGCCCATCCTGAAGGACAACTACAGGATATTATTCTTCCACCTGCCCTCGGCCATAGGATCCTTTTTTGCGTTCACGGTGACAATGGCTGCCTCGATCCTGTACCTCATCAAACGGGATTACAGGTATGACCTTATAGCCAAAAACTTTGCCGTTGCGGGCTTCTACCTGATAACTGCTGCACTCATAAGCGGAAGCATCTGGGCCAACGTTGCATGGGGAGCGTTCTGGAACTGGGATCCAAGAGAGACGGCAGTTCTGATAACCTGGTTCGTTTACGCAGCGTATCATGCCCTGAGGCAGAGCATAGATGCGCCCGACGATAGGGCAAGAATCTCAGCAATATATTCCATCTTCGCTTACGTGACGATCCCATTCAGCTACTTCAGCTCTCAGATATTCTTTTCCCTGCATCCCAAGGTGGAAAGCATCAGTCTCGAAATAGGAATGCCCCTGGGAATAGCCATAACCTCGTTCATACTTCTTGTTGTTGTTTATGCCGCAATAAATTACAGGCTAGACAGATTTGAGGAGGTGATCCTGAATGAGTGA
- the ilvA gene encoding threonine ammonia-lyase → MGENIPLLVKKIFEGSQEARKIVSEHAYRTPVEYSHELSRLTGGKIHLKLENLQKTGSFKIRGALYKVSKLAGSVSGIVTASAGNHAQGVAYASSVFGLPCIVVMPESASITKIEAVKNFGAEVILHGKIYDDSEQKAIEIAEERGYAFIHPFDDPDVISGQGTIAWEMVEQISKIDTVIVPLGGGGLISGISTVMKIFTDSVEIIGVEPENVPKFAESMRLGKITVTEVKPTIADGLATKRPGKNTFRIVKSLVDEIVTVNEDEIARAIHYLLEKEKVLAEGAGAAGVAALLGNKVDVRGKNVAVVISGGNIDLTAIYKLIIRALANSGKLAVIYGFVPDSPGNLSEVTGIIARHRGNIIDVIHHREDLRAPAWHTALKIVFEVESSQVVENILAELESRGYHFKKM, encoded by the coding sequence GTGGGGGAGAACATACCGTTACTGGTTAAAAAAATTTTTGAGGGCTCGCAGGAAGCGAGAAAAATCGTTTCGGAGCATGCATATAGAACGCCGGTTGAGTACAGCCATGAACTCAGCAGGTTGACCGGAGGAAAAATTCACCTCAAGCTTGAAAACCTTCAGAAGACAGGAAGCTTCAAAATACGGGGCGCCCTTTACAAGGTCAGCAAACTTGCAGGAAGTGTTTCAGGCATTGTAACAGCATCAGCCGGAAACCATGCACAGGGCGTTGCATACGCCTCCTCCGTGTTTGGTCTTCCGTGTATAGTCGTGATGCCAGAATCTGCAAGCATAACAAAAATCGAAGCAGTGAAGAATTTCGGTGCCGAAGTGATACTGCACGGAAAAATATACGACGATTCCGAGCAGAAAGCAATCGAGATAGCTGAAGAGAGGGGTTATGCGTTCATCCACCCCTTTGATGACCCGGATGTGATTTCGGGACAGGGCACCATAGCCTGGGAAATGGTCGAACAGATAAGTAAAATAGACACGGTAATCGTCCCATTGGGAGGAGGTGGACTCATTTCGGGTATTTCGACAGTGATGAAAATTTTCACGGACAGCGTGGAGATCATTGGAGTGGAGCCTGAAAACGTACCCAAGTTTGCAGAATCCATGAGGTTGGGCAAAATTACGGTTACAGAGGTAAAACCAACAATAGCCGACGGTCTTGCCACGAAGAGACCTGGCAAAAACACATTCAGGATTGTAAAATCCCTTGTGGACGAGATAGTAACGGTAAACGAGGATGAAATTGCGAGAGCCATTCACTATCTCCTCGAAAAAGAGAAGGTTCTTGCAGAGGGTGCCGGCGCCGCCGGGGTGGCGGCCCTTCTCGGAAACAAAGTGGATGTTAGAGGAAAGAATGTGGCAGTGGTCATCTCGGGGGGAAACATAGACCTGACTGCAATTTACAAACTGATTATCAGGGCCCTTGCCAATTCAGGCAAGCTTGCTGTCATATACGGATTCGTTCCCGACTCTCCCGGAAACCTCAGCGAGGTTACGGGAATAATTGCCAGACACAGGGGCAACATCATAGATGTGATCCACCACAGAGAGGATCTGCGAGCGCCGGCATGGCACACAGCACTGAAAATAGTTTTCGAGGTGGAATCGTCTCAGGTGGTGGAAAATATCCTCGCAGAGCTGGAAAGCAGAGGATATCACTTCAAAAAAATGTGA
- a CDS encoding YIP1 family protein yields the protein MITVPVSAYYLMNAEIPEIDLAQLQNPDAVGDIILSFIPRDVVYSNLIINLAVTIWGLVIWTFAVRHAREIELRKAFICASIPAVALGMYQMWDILRLL from the coding sequence ATGATAACAGTCCCAGTTTCGGCATATTACCTGATGAACGCAGAGATTCCAGAGATAGACCTTGCTCAGCTTCAAAATCCCGATGCAGTGGGGGACATAATACTTTCATTTATACCCAGAGATGTCGTTTACTCAAACTTGATAATCAACCTTGCAGTAACAATCTGGGGGCTTGTGATCTGGACGTTTGCTGTGAGGCATGCAAGAGAGATTGAGCTGAGAAAAGCTTTCATCTGCGCATCAATTCCCGCTGTGGCACTTGGAATGTATCAGATGTGGGATATTCTAAGACTGCTATAG
- a CDS encoding SPOUT family RNA methylase, giving the protein MIFVKTQRGMEYIAAQNIKELINDVKIEVRPAGYLGILIVHSGELEQVRQVPEVERAIPVLFEIESSLSGILEKAEEIVKAMGEFDTFAVRATRRGLKHRFSSMDISIQLGKRIQEMSGKDVDLNSPDKAVYVEVVNERTFIGILDGAEERRKYTPEKANSLRFFEKVSFVQTPYLENLKGAREIGERIGRNAQSFEIKELIIAPYGYVDAEELFEFLRGVRRGKLSRLSIQRRSYAREVRETKILVHDLFQTLRDKKRRKNVVIATDPTGKQISDVRDELKRAFERANEIVIFAGSRTGLPKGVLRLADFVVDLSPYITFPTELAIPVSLTAFLDIYEEMKAERSEREQ; this is encoded by the coding sequence ATGATTTTCGTAAAAACACAGAGAGGAATGGAGTACATTGCCGCACAGAACATAAAAGAGCTTATAAATGACGTAAAAATAGAAGTGAGGCCGGCAGGATATCTCGGAATCCTTATAGTCCATTCTGGTGAACTTGAACAGGTCCGACAGGTTCCAGAAGTTGAAAGAGCAATACCCGTCCTTTTTGAGATTGAGAGCAGCCTGAGTGGAATCCTCGAAAAAGCAGAAGAAATCGTAAAGGCAATGGGGGAGTTCGATACCTTCGCCGTCAGAGCTACGAGAAGGGGACTGAAACACAGATTCAGCAGCATGGACATAAGCATTCAGCTTGGAAAGCGGATTCAGGAGATGAGTGGCAAGGATGTCGACCTGAACTCGCCAGACAAGGCAGTGTATGTGGAGGTCGTCAACGAAAGAACATTCATCGGCATCCTCGACGGCGCAGAGGAGAGGAGAAAGTACACCCCAGAAAAAGCCAATAGCCTTAGATTCTTTGAGAAGGTCTCTTTTGTCCAGACGCCCTATCTTGAGAATTTGAAAGGGGCAAGAGAGATTGGAGAGAGGATTGGAAGAAACGCACAATCGTTTGAGATAAAGGAACTGATAATAGCACCTTACGGATATGTTGATGCTGAAGAGCTGTTTGAATTCCTCAGGGGTGTGAGGAGAGGCAAACTGTCAAGGCTCAGCATTCAGAGAAGAAGCTATGCCAGAGAGGTCAGGGAAACGAAAATACTCGTTCACGACCTCTTCCAGACACTCAGAGATAAAAAACGGAGAAAAAACGTTGTCATCGCCACAGACCCCACCGGAAAGCAAATCTCGGACGTTAGAGATGAGCTTAAAAGAGCATTCGAGAGAGCAAACGAAATTGTAATCTTTGCGGGAAGCAGAACCGGCCTTCCAAAAGGAGTCCTGAGACTTGCGGATTTTGTCGTTGATCTCAGCCCATACATAACTTTCCCAACGGAGCTTGCAATACCTGTCTCACTCACGGCATTTCTCGACATTTACGAAGAGATGAAAGCAGAGAGGTCAGAAAGAGAACAGTGA
- a CDS encoding DUF5749 family beta-barrel protein, with product MDLICRFVFMNGKEIGESIDVYGDHLIIKSSDKFFGVPLSAVKEDGDGLALEEFDEEKAKEIGEKWMVEKSKPVSLEELEKYGFGEE from the coding sequence ATGGATCTCATCTGCAGATTCGTGTTCATGAACGGGAAAGAAATCGGGGAGAGCATCGATGTCTATGGCGATCATCTGATAATAAAAAGCTCGGATAAGTTCTTTGGGGTCCCGCTATCTGCTGTAAAAGAGGACGGTGATGGTCTGGCGCTCGAAGAATTTGACGAAGAGAAGGCAAAGGAGATTGGAGAAAAGTGGATGGTGGAAAAGTCCAAACCGGTGAGTCTCGAAGAGCTTGAGAAGTATGGGTTCGGAGAGGAGTGA
- a CDS encoding MazG-like family protein, whose product MHISDIIEILIDFRNRREWKKYHTPKNLALSVAIEVGELLEMFQWKKDDEILKELENEDYRRRIGEEISDVLIYLLLLAHECEIDVEKALMDKIKKNEQKYPER is encoded by the coding sequence ATGCACATTTCGGACATCATAGAAATTCTAATCGATTTCAGAAACCGAAGGGAGTGGAAAAAATACCATACTCCGAAAAATCTTGCTCTATCTGTCGCCATAGAAGTTGGAGAGCTTTTAGAGATGTTTCAGTGGAAGAAAGATGATGAAATTTTAAAAGAGCTTGAAAACGAGGATTACAGAAGGAGAATTGGGGAAGAGATCAGTGACGTGCTTATCTATCTCCTCCTACTCGCACATGAGTGTGAAATTGACGTTGAAAAGGCTCTAATGGACAAAATAAAGAAAAACGAACAAAAATATCCGGAACGGTAA
- the tgtA gene encoding tRNA guanosine(15) transglycosylase TgtA, whose protein sequence is MRFEITAKDAMGRVGKLQTPHGVVETPALMPVINPNIRFIPPADMKKYGAEILITNSYIIYRSRKLRETALEKGLHGLLGVDIPVMTDSGSFQLMVYGDVEITNSEIVRFQNEIKSDIVTPLDIPTPPDAEYGTAMSDLEETLRREKEAEEIHESYGHDNLLSIPVQGSTHTELRRHSAREANGLNGDVFAIGAVVPLLDSYRFADVAKIVLASKSILTPTKPVHLFGAGHPMIFALFTAMGIDLFDSAAYALFAKDDRYLTPYGTLKLEEIQYFPCSCPVCLNHTPEELRKMNKNERAYLIAEHNLYVSFEEIRRVKQAIKSNELFELVERRIRAHPYLIQAWREIRNHLELLEKHDPSAKKVFFYLGRESVFRPAVKRHQERVMQVEIEKDEIVISSDSGIPADFYLRPVFGVVPAELMESYPAGHAETYDDLEDEAYTVAVEGLKKFMDANRDKKIRLVVDDKWRRYLNEIQN, encoded by the coding sequence ATGCGTTTTGAAATAACCGCAAAGGATGCTATGGGCAGAGTCGGGAAACTCCAAACTCCCCACGGGGTGGTCGAGACTCCCGCTCTAATGCCGGTCATAAACCCCAACATCAGGTTCATTCCACCAGCAGACATGAAAAAATACGGTGCTGAGATTCTCATCACGAACTCATACATCATATACAGAAGCAGAAAGCTAAGGGAAACCGCCCTTGAAAAAGGACTGCATGGACTTCTGGGCGTGGACATTCCCGTCATGACGGACAGTGGAAGCTTCCAGCTAATGGTGTACGGTGATGTGGAGATAACCAATTCCGAAATCGTGAGATTCCAGAATGAGATAAAGAGCGATATTGTTACTCCTCTCGACATCCCCACTCCTCCGGATGCTGAATACGGCACTGCCATGAGCGATCTTGAAGAGACGCTGAGGAGGGAGAAGGAGGCAGAGGAGATCCATGAGAGCTATGGACACGATAACCTGCTCTCAATTCCCGTACAGGGTTCAACGCACACCGAACTCAGAAGGCACTCTGCCAGGGAAGCGAACGGATTAAACGGAGACGTTTTCGCCATAGGCGCTGTCGTTCCACTTCTCGACTCGTACAGGTTCGCAGATGTGGCAAAGATCGTCCTCGCCAGCAAGTCCATCCTGACCCCAACAAAGCCCGTTCACCTATTTGGTGCAGGACATCCGATGATATTTGCGTTGTTCACGGCGATGGGGATTGATCTCTTCGATTCGGCAGCCTATGCATTATTTGCAAAGGACGATCGGTACCTCACCCCCTACGGAACCCTGAAGCTCGAGGAAATTCAGTATTTTCCATGTTCATGCCCGGTGTGCCTCAACCACACTCCTGAAGAGCTCAGGAAAATGAACAAGAACGAGAGAGCATATCTCATTGCGGAACACAACCTTTACGTAAGCTTTGAAGAGATAAGAAGGGTCAAGCAGGCAATAAAGAGCAATGAACTTTTCGAACTTGTGGAGCGCAGAATAAGGGCACATCCTTATCTGATCCAGGCGTGGAGAGAAATCAGGAACCACCTCGAGCTTCTGGAGAAGCACGACCCCTCTGCAAAAAAGGTGTTCTTTTACCTGGGAAGGGAGAGCGTTTTCAGGCCTGCCGTAAAAAGGCACCAGGAAAGGGTCATGCAGGTTGAAATCGAAAAAGATGAAATTGTAATTTCCTCGGACTCGGGAATTCCGGCGGATTTCTATCTGAGACCGGTGTTTGGAGTTGTGCCTGCAGAGCTCATGGAGAGTTATCCCGCTGGGCATGCCGAGACGTATGACGATCTCGAAGATGAAGCGTATACTGTGGCAGTTGAAGGGCTGAAAAAATTCATGGATGCCAACAGGGATAAAAAAATCAGGCTTGTTGTTGACGATAAATGGAGGAGATACCTGAATGAAATTCAGAATTGA